One Sagittula stellata E-37 genomic window carries:
- a CDS encoding endonuclease/exonuclease/phosphatase family protein — translation MRFATYNVEWFDALFDDRGHLIADDGWSGRRDVTRRAQAEALGTVFKVLDADAVMVIEAPDTGSRRSTTRALTAFAQAFDLRTSATITGFTNDTQQEIALLYDPARLTVRHDPKATPGAPGFDTEFRIDLDVDDFPDPVRFSKPPLELAVTTASGHAVHLIGAHLKSKAPHGARSRDDVMRLAIANRRKQLAQAIWLRARIDALLADGQSLIVMGDLNDGPGLDEFESLFGRSSVEIVLGQGDTALYDPHAAEALSRRIGAQPATSRFFIEPENRYLQALLDYVMVSPDLMARQPDWRIWHPFDNPRCWRDPALREALLTASDHFPVTLDLEI, via the coding sequence TTGCGCTTTGCCACCTACAACGTCGAGTGGTTCGATGCGTTGTTCGACGATCGCGGCCACCTGATTGCCGACGATGGCTGGTCAGGGCGCCGCGATGTGACACGCCGCGCGCAGGCAGAGGCACTGGGCACCGTTTTCAAAGTGCTCGACGCCGATGCGGTCATGGTGATCGAGGCACCGGACACCGGCAGCCGCCGCTCCACCACCCGCGCATTGACGGCCTTTGCGCAGGCATTCGACCTGCGCACGTCGGCCACGATCACCGGCTTCACCAACGACACGCAGCAGGAAATCGCGCTGCTCTACGACCCGGCGCGCCTGACCGTCCGGCACGACCCGAAGGCCACGCCTGGCGCGCCGGGCTTTGACACGGAGTTCCGCATCGACCTCGATGTCGACGATTTCCCCGACCCGGTGCGCTTCTCGAAACCGCCGCTGGAACTGGCCGTAACGACTGCCTCGGGCCACGCAGTGCATCTCATAGGCGCCCATCTGAAGTCCAAGGCACCGCACGGCGCGCGCAGCCGGGATGATGTCATGCGGCTGGCCATTGCCAACCGGCGCAAGCAACTGGCACAGGCGATCTGGTTGCGCGCCCGGATCGACGCGTTGCTTGCAGACGGCCAGAGCCTGATCGTGATGGGCGATCTGAACGACGGTCCCGGTCTCGACGAATTCGAAAGCCTGTTTGGCCGCAGCTCGGTCGAGATCGTTCTGGGGCAGGGCGACACCGCCCTTTACGACCCCCACGCGGCGGAGGCTCTTTCTCGGCGGATCGGTGCCCAGCCCGCCACTTCGCGCTTCTTCATCGAACCTGAAAACCGCTATCTTCAGGCGCTGCTCGACTACGTGATGGTGTCGCCGGACCTGATGGCGCGGCAGCCGGACTGGCGGATCTGGCATCCCTTCGACAATCCCCGATGCTGGCGCGACCCAGCGCTGCGGGAGGCGCTGCTGACCGCTTCGGACCACTTCCCGGTCACGCTCGACCTGGAAATCTGA
- a CDS encoding TerB family tellurite resistance protein has translation MSIWTRITQALSALTSGETLGALFDRLRTPPERSVAFTIAVIALSAKMAKADGLVTRAEVTAFREVFHIPAEEEGNAARVFNLARQDVAGFEEYARRISTMFGENREALCDLMEGLFHIAMADGQYHPAEDAFLTRVSEIFGMSENRFRSMRGRLVPDAVPDPYDVLGVTPDMDLREIRKHWRQLVRDSHPDVMIARGVPEEAVKIAEKRMAAINRAWDEISARETA, from the coding sequence ATGTCGATCTGGACCCGCATCACCCAGGCGCTTTCTGCGCTGACCTCCGGCGAAACGCTTGGCGCGCTGTTCGACCGCCTGCGCACGCCGCCTGAGCGTTCCGTGGCGTTCACCATCGCCGTGATCGCCCTGTCGGCAAAGATGGCCAAGGCCGACGGCCTCGTCACCCGCGCCGAGGTCACCGCCTTCCGCGAGGTCTTTCATATCCCGGCCGAGGAAGAGGGCAACGCCGCCCGCGTCTTCAACCTTGCCCGGCAGGATGTTGCAGGTTTCGAGGAATACGCCCGCCGCATCTCCACCATGTTCGGCGAAAACCGCGAGGCGTTGTGCGACCTGATGGAAGGGTTGTTCCATATCGCGATGGCGGACGGCCAGTATCACCCGGCAGAGGACGCCTTCCTGACCCGTGTGTCCGAGATCTTCGGCATGTCGGAAAACCGCTTCCGGTCCATGCGCGGCCGTCTTGTGCCGGACGCGGTGCCCGATCCCTACGATGTGCTGGGCGTCACGCCCGATATGGACCTGCGCGAAATCCGCAAGCATTGGCGGCAACTCGTGCGCGACAGCCACCCGGACGTGATGATCGCGCGCGGTGTGCCCGAAGAGGCGGTCAAGATCGCCGAAAAGCGCATGGCCGCGATCAACCGCGCGTGGGATGAGATCTCCGCCCGCGAAACCGCCTGA
- a CDS encoding VOC family protein, which yields MVTLTLDHIAVLGETLAEAIAHVEGALGLPMSSGGVHPRFGTHNQLVGLDPELYIEAIAIDPSASAPPDARWFGLDEFAGEARLDKWICAVSDIHAAIAALPMAGRAVELSRGKLSWTMAVPEDGRLPFDGLFPALIQWHSAVPPGRSLPASGAALTELTVTHPDAAALSDLLAPYLDAPQVRFQHGPAGLAAAIRQADADIVLA from the coding sequence ATGGTGACGCTGACCCTCGATCATATCGCCGTTCTGGGCGAAACGCTCGCCGAAGCGATCGCGCATGTCGAAGGTGCGCTCGGGCTGCCCATGTCCTCGGGCGGGGTGCATCCGCGTTTCGGCACGCACAACCAGCTCGTCGGGCTGGACCCGGAACTCTACATCGAGGCGATTGCCATTGATCCGTCCGCCTCCGCGCCGCCAGACGCGCGCTGGTTCGGCCTTGACGAGTTCGCGGGTGAGGCACGGCTGGACAAGTGGATCTGCGCCGTCTCCGACATCCACGCGGCCATCGCGGCGCTTCCCATGGCCGGGCGGGCCGTGGAACTGAGTCGCGGCAAACTGTCATGGACCATGGCGGTGCCCGAAGACGGGCGCCTGCCGTTCGACGGTCTTTTTCCGGCCCTGATCCAGTGGCATTCGGCTGTGCCGCCGGGGCGCTCGTTGCCCGCATCCGGCGCGGCGCTGACCGAACTGACGGTTACACATCCCGACGCCGCCGCCCTGAGCGACCTGCTCGCTCCGTATCTGGATGCGCCGCAAGTCCGGTTTCAGCATGGGCCTGCCGGCCTGGCTGCAGCGATCCGGCAAGCGGACGCGGACATCGTCCTGGCATGA
- the nhaA gene encoding Na+/H+ antiporter NhaA produces MLLRALDKFFSHEASGGILLILSAVLAMVVANSGLDILYDNFLGSYFSVTINGEGLEKPLILWINDGLMAIFFFLIGLELKRELLEGKLKNPSDVVLPGMAAVGGMVLPAVVYLVFNWGNTETVNGWAIPAATDIAFALGVLALVGDRVPASLKVFLLTLAILDDMGAIIIIALFYTAELKVNYLLMALIPMAAMWYLNRQRVHRVAPILLLGVVLWVLVLKSGVHATLAGVVTAFFIPLKDKWGKSPLHSLEHGLSPYVLYLIIPVFAFANAGVVLAGMELNQVLAPLPLGIALGLIIGKQVGVFGVAFLMVKMGLARMPYGANWAQIYGIACLAGIGFTMSLFIGSLSFSDPALMNEVRIGVLSGSLISGIIGYIALRMSTSKEDQAGKAESESNATAA; encoded by the coding sequence ATGCTGCTACGCGCTCTGGACAAGTTTTTCAGTCACGAAGCTTCGGGGGGCATCCTCCTCATACTTTCAGCGGTCCTGGCCATGGTGGTGGCCAATTCCGGGCTCGATATCCTGTATGACAACTTTCTCGGCAGCTACTTCAGCGTAACCATCAACGGCGAAGGCCTGGAAAAGCCGCTGATCCTGTGGATCAACGACGGGCTCATGGCGATCTTCTTCTTCCTGATCGGCCTTGAGCTGAAACGCGAACTTCTGGAAGGCAAGCTGAAGAACCCGTCTGACGTCGTCCTTCCGGGCATGGCCGCCGTGGGCGGTATGGTGCTTCCGGCCGTCGTCTACCTCGTCTTCAACTGGGGCAACACTGAAACGGTCAACGGTTGGGCCATCCCGGCGGCGACCGACATTGCCTTTGCCCTGGGCGTTCTGGCGCTGGTCGGCGACCGGGTTCCGGCCTCTTTGAAGGTCTTCCTGCTGACGCTGGCGATCCTTGACGATATGGGCGCGATCATCATCATCGCCCTGTTCTACACCGCCGAATTGAAGGTCAACTACCTGCTGATGGCGCTGATCCCAATGGCAGCCATGTGGTATCTGAACCGCCAGCGCGTGCACCGTGTGGCCCCGATCCTGCTTCTGGGTGTGGTGCTGTGGGTGCTGGTGCTGAAGTCGGGCGTTCATGCGACGCTGGCCGGTGTGGTCACCGCCTTCTTCATCCCGCTCAAGGACAAGTGGGGCAAGTCTCCCCTGCACTCCCTTGAGCACGGCCTGTCCCCCTATGTTCTCTACCTCATCATTCCGGTCTTCGCTTTTGCCAACGCGGGCGTTGTGCTGGCGGGCATGGAACTGAACCAGGTGCTGGCTCCGCTGCCGCTTGGCATCGCGCTTGGCCTGATCATCGGCAAGCAGGTGGGTGTCTTCGGCGTGGCCTTCCTGATGGTGAAGATGGGTCTGGCCCGGATGCCCTACGGCGCCAACTGGGCGCAGATCTACGGCATCGCCTGCCTCGCCGGGATCGGCTTTACCATGTCGCTCTTTATCGGCTCGCTGAGTTTCTCCGATCCGGCGCTGATGAACGAAGTGCGCATCGGCGTGCTGAGCGGATCGCTTATCTCGGGCATCATCGGCTACATCGCTCTGCGCATGTCGACCAGCAAGGAAGATCAGGCCGGCAAGGCCGAGAGCGAGTCAAACGCGACCGCAGCCTGA
- the scpA gene encoding methylmalonyl-CoA mutase translates to MTDLPEDWRATAEKELRGKAVDDLTWDTLEGIPVKPLYTAADTEGLPHMGSLPGQEPFTRGVKATMYAGRPWTIRQYAGFSTAEESNNFYRKALAAGQQGVSVAFDLATHRGYDSDHPRVVGDVGKAGVAIDSVEDMKILFDGIPLDKVSVSMTMNGAVIPVLANFIVTGEEQGHDRSVLSGTIQNDILKEFMVRNTYIYPPAPSMRIISDIIAYTSDYMPKFNSISISGYHMQEAGANLVQELAFTLADGKEYVKTAMEAGMDIDKFAGRLSFFFAIGKNFFMEVAKLRAARLLWHRIMTELGAQNPRSKMLRTHCQTSGVSLAEQDPYNNVIRTAYEAMSAVLGGTQSLHTNALDEAIALPTEFSARIARNTQLVLQEETGVTKVVDPLAGSYYVESLTNELAERAWALIEEVDEMGGMTRAVESGMPKLRIEETAARRQADIDRGTDVIVGVNKYRLEKEDDLDILDIDNAKVRESQVARLEKIRSTRDEAACTAALEELTRRAKEGGNLLDAAVEAARARATVGEISMAMEKEFGRHRAEVKTLAGVYGAAYEGDEGFAAIQKSVEQFAEDEGRRPRMLVVKMGQDGHDRGAKVIATAFADIGFDVDVGPLFQTPEEAAQDAIDNDVHVVGISSQAAGHKTLAPQLVKALQAEGAGDIIVICGGVIPHQDYEFLKNAGVKAIFGPGTNIPEAAQDILRLIRLARSDAAA, encoded by the coding sequence ATGACGGATCTGCCCGAAGACTGGCGCGCGACCGCTGAAAAGGAACTGCGCGGCAAGGCTGTCGACGACCTGACCTGGGACACGCTAGAAGGCATCCCTGTCAAGCCGCTCTACACCGCCGCCGACACCGAGGGCCTGCCGCACATGGGCAGCCTTCCGGGGCAGGAGCCCTTCACCCGTGGCGTGAAGGCGACGATGTACGCGGGCCGTCCCTGGACGATCCGCCAGTACGCCGGGTTCTCCACCGCCGAGGAATCGAACAACTTCTACCGCAAGGCGTTGGCCGCCGGGCAGCAGGGTGTGTCCGTCGCCTTCGACCTTGCAACGCACCGCGGCTACGACAGCGATCACCCGCGCGTGGTGGGGGATGTGGGCAAGGCAGGGGTCGCCATCGACAGCGTCGAGGACATGAAGATCCTGTTCGACGGCATTCCGCTCGACAAGGTGTCCGTGTCGATGACGATGAACGGCGCGGTGATCCCGGTTCTGGCGAACTTTATCGTCACCGGCGAAGAGCAGGGCCATGACAGGTCCGTGCTGTCCGGGACCATCCAGAACGACATCCTGAAGGAGTTCATGGTCCGCAACACGTATATCTATCCGCCCGCGCCGTCGATGCGCATCATCTCGGATATCATAGCGTATACATCGGATTACATGCCGAAGTTCAACTCGATCTCGATTTCCGGCTATCACATGCAGGAAGCGGGCGCGAACCTCGTCCAAGAGCTGGCCTTCACCCTCGCCGACGGCAAGGAGTACGTGAAGACCGCCATGGAAGCCGGTATGGACATTGACAAATTCGCCGGCCGTCTGTCCTTCTTCTTCGCCATTGGCAAGAACTTCTTCATGGAAGTGGCCAAGCTGCGCGCCGCGCGACTGCTGTGGCACCGCATCATGACGGAACTCGGGGCGCAGAACCCCCGGTCGAAGATGCTGCGCACCCATTGCCAGACCTCCGGCGTGTCGCTGGCAGAGCAGGACCCCTATAACAATGTCATTCGCACGGCTTATGAGGCGATGTCGGCGGTCCTTGGCGGCACCCAGTCGCTGCACACCAACGCACTCGACGAAGCCATTGCCTTGCCGACGGAATTCTCCGCCCGCATCGCGCGCAACACGCAGCTTGTGCTGCAGGAGGAAACCGGCGTCACAAAGGTCGTCGATCCGCTGGCGGGGTCCTACTACGTCGAGAGCCTGACCAACGAGCTGGCCGAACGGGCCTGGGCGTTGATCGAGGAAGTGGACGAGATGGGCGGCATGACCCGCGCCGTCGAATCCGGGATGCCGAAGCTCCGGATCGAAGAGACGGCGGCCCGCCGTCAGGCCGATATCGACCGCGGCACCGACGTGATCGTCGGCGTCAACAAGTACCGGCTGGAGAAGGAGGACGACCTCGACATCCTCGACATCGACAACGCCAAGGTGCGCGAGAGCCAGGTCGCCCGACTGGAGAAGATCCGTTCCACGCGCGACGAGGCGGCTTGCACCGCGGCGCTCGAAGAACTGACCCGCCGTGCGAAAGAGGGCGGCAACCTGCTTGATGCCGCGGTCGAAGCGGCCCGCGCGCGTGCCACCGTAGGAGAGATCAGCATGGCGATGGAAAAGGAATTCGGCCGGCACCGGGCAGAGGTGAAGACCCTCGCCGGTGTGTACGGCGCGGCCTACGAGGGCGACGAGGGCTTTGCCGCCATCCAGAAATCGGTGGAGCAGTTCGCCGAGGACGAAGGCCGCCGCCCGCGCATGCTGGTGGTCAAGATGGGGCAGGACGGTCACGACCGCGGCGCCAAGGTCATCGCGACGGCCTTTGCCGATATCGGGTTCGACGTCGACGTGGGACCGCTGTTCCAGACCCCGGAAGAGGCCGCTCAGGACGCCATCGACAACGATGTGCACGTGGTCGGCATCTCCAGCCAGGCCGCCGGTCACAAGACCCTGGCCCCGCAACTGGTCAAGGCGCTGCAGGCCGAAGGCGCGGGCGACATCATCGTGATCTGCGGCGGTGTCATCCCGCACCAGGACTACGAATTCCTGAAAAATGCAGGGGTGAAAGCGATCTTCGGTCCCGGCACCAACATTCCCGAAGCGGCGCAGGACATTCTGCGGCTGATCCGTCTGGCGCGCTCCGACGCGGCGGCCTGA
- a CDS encoding DUF4174 domain-containing protein, producing MRWIFRLTAILCLGAAALTPAWAADNDADRPIVLDAADTSLSDWLWIKRPVVVFADNAADPRFQEQIELLTDRYTALDERDVVIIADSDPQAMTSVRKALRPRGFMLVVMAKDGTIVTRKPRPWSVREISRSIDKLPLRQDELKGF from the coding sequence ATGCGCTGGATTTTTCGCCTGACTGCCATTCTCTGCCTCGGGGCAGCCGCGCTGACCCCGGCATGGGCCGCCGATAACGATGCCGACAGGCCCATCGTGCTGGACGCCGCCGACACCTCTCTGTCGGACTGGCTGTGGATCAAGCGGCCCGTCGTGGTCTTTGCCGACAATGCCGCCGATCCGAGGTTCCAGGAACAGATCGAACTGCTGACCGACCGGTACACCGCGCTTGACGAGCGCGACGTGGTCATCATCGCGGACAGCGATCCGCAGGCGATGACCTCTGTCCGTAAGGCCCTGCGCCCACGCGGGTTCATGCTGGTGGTCATGGCAAAGGACGGCACCATCGTCACCCGCAAGCCGCGCCCGTGGTCGGTACGGGAGATCTCCCGCTCCATCGACAAGCTGCCGCTTCGGCAGGATGAGCTGAAGGGCTTCTGA
- a CDS encoding acetyl-CoA carboxylase biotin carboxylase subunit, with protein sequence MFEKILIANRGEIACRVIKTARKMGIKTVAVYSDADKHALHVEMADEAVHIGPPPANQSYIVIDKIMDAIAQTGAQAVHPGYGFLSENPKFAQALETASVAFIGPPVKAIEAMGDKITSKKIAQEAGVSTVPGYMGLIEDAEEAVKISNEIGYPVMIKASAGGGGKGMRIAWNDSEAREGFQSSKNEAANSFGDDRIFIEKFVTQPRHIEIQVLCDAHGNGIYLNERECSIQRRNQKVVEEAPSPFLDAETRKAMGEQSVALAKAVGYTSAGTVEFIVDGEKNFYFLEMNTRLQVEHPVTELITGVDLVEQMIRVANGEPLSITQDDVKINGWAIENRLYAEDPYRGFLPSIGRLTRYRPPAEGELGEGIVRNDTGVFEGGEISMYYDPMIAKLCTWGPTRGAAIEVMRNALDSFEVEGIGHNLPFVAAVMDHPKFISGDMTTAFIAEEYPEGFEGVALSEAQLKHVAAAAAAMNRVAEIRRTRVTGRLGNHERRVGSEWNVTLQDTSFDMTVDADQKGATIAFADGETMRVEGDWTPGDSLARMTVDGTPLVLKVDKITQGFRLRTRGADLKVHVRSPRQAELARLMPEKLPPDTSKLLLCPMPGLIVKIDVEEGQEVQEGQALCTVEAMKMENILRAEKKGVVSRINAGPGDSLKVDDVIMEFE encoded by the coding sequence ATGTTTGAAAAGATCCTGATCGCGAACCGGGGCGAGATCGCCTGCCGGGTCATCAAGACCGCGCGCAAGATGGGCATCAAGACAGTGGCCGTGTACTCGGACGCGGACAAGCACGCACTGCACGTCGAGATGGCCGATGAGGCCGTGCACATCGGCCCGCCGCCCGCAAACCAGTCCTATATCGTGATCGACAAGATCATGGATGCGATTGCGCAGACCGGTGCGCAGGCAGTGCACCCGGGCTACGGCTTCCTTTCCGAAAACCCGAAGTTCGCGCAGGCGCTGGAAACCGCGTCCGTCGCCTTCATCGGTCCCCCGGTCAAGGCGATCGAAGCCATGGGCGACAAGATCACCTCGAAGAAGATCGCGCAGGAGGCCGGGGTCAGCACCGTGCCCGGCTACATGGGTCTGATCGAGGACGCCGAAGAAGCGGTGAAGATCTCCAACGAGATCGGCTACCCCGTGATGATCAAGGCCAGCGCCGGCGGCGGCGGCAAGGGCATGCGGATCGCGTGGAACGACAGCGAGGCGCGCGAAGGCTTCCAGTCGTCCAAGAACGAGGCGGCAAACTCTTTCGGCGACGACCGCATCTTCATCGAGAAGTTCGTCACCCAGCCGCGCCACATCGAAATCCAGGTGCTCTGCGATGCCCACGGCAACGGTATCTACCTGAACGAGCGGGAATGCTCGATCCAGCGCCGCAACCAGAAGGTCGTCGAAGAAGCGCCGAGCCCCTTCCTGGATGCCGAGACCCGCAAGGCGATGGGCGAACAGTCCGTCGCGCTGGCCAAGGCGGTGGGCTATACCTCTGCCGGGACGGTCGAATTCATCGTCGATGGCGAAAAGAACTTCTACTTCCTTGAAATGAACACCCGCCTTCAGGTGGAGCACCCGGTGACCGAGCTCATCACCGGTGTCGATCTGGTCGAGCAGATGATCCGCGTTGCCAATGGCGAACCGCTGTCGATCACCCAGGACGACGTGAAGATCAACGGCTGGGCCATCGAGAACCGCCTTTACGCCGAGGACCCGTACCGGGGCTTCCTGCCCTCCATCGGGCGGCTGACCCGCTACCGTCCCCCGGCGGAGGGCGAACTGGGCGAGGGGATCGTGCGCAACGACACCGGCGTCTTCGAAGGCGGCGAGATCTCCATGTATTACGACCCGATGATTGCGAAGCTCTGCACCTGGGGCCCGACCCGGGGGGCCGCAATCGAAGTCATGCGCAACGCACTCGACAGTTTCGAGGTCGAGGGCATCGGTCACAACCTGCCGTTCGTGGCCGCCGTGATGGATCATCCGAAGTTCATCTCGGGCGACATGACCACCGCCTTCATTGCCGAGGAATATCCCGAAGGTTTCGAAGGCGTGGCGCTGAGCGAGGCGCAGCTCAAGCACGTGGCCGCTGCCGCGGCCGCGATGAACCGGGTGGCAGAGATCCGGCGCACGCGTGTGACCGGGCGCCTCGGCAACCACGAACGCCGTGTCGGGTCCGAATGGAACGTGACACTGCAGGATACCTCCTTCGACATGACCGTGGACGCCGACCAGAAAGGCGCGACCATTGCCTTTGCCGATGGCGAAACGATGCGGGTGGAAGGCGACTGGACGCCCGGCGACAGTCTTGCACGGATGACCGTGGACGGCACGCCGCTGGTCCTGAAGGTGGACAAGATCACCCAGGGCTTCCGCCTGCGCACCCGTGGCGCCGACCTGAAGGTGCATGTCCGCAGCCCGCGCCAGGCCGAACTGGCCCGGCTGATGCCGGAGAAACTCCCGCCCGACACCTCCAAGCTGCTGCTTTGCCCGATGCCCGGCCTGATCGTGAAGATCGACGTGGAGGAAGGACAAGAAGTGCAGGAGGGGCAGGCGCTCTGCACGGTCGAGGCGATGAAGATGGAGAACATCCTGCGCGCCGAGAAGAAGGGCGTCGTGTCCAGGATCAACGCGGGCCCGGGCGACAGCCTGAAGGTCGACGACGTGATCATGGAATTCGAGTGA
- a CDS encoding DUF6497 family protein — protein sequence MITRLPLIFSLVSVLAAPVAAEELELPVSGLSVAFFDLIDDTPTWRIRFTAPGLTSGDVDYASVSDDMAWLCREEALPRLEAVAASPEHIVVTLMQEPVEFGVATPGIRQFFESYTVEDGLCIWEAY from the coding sequence TTGATCACCCGATTGCCCCTTATCTTCTCACTGGTCTCCGTCCTTGCCGCGCCTGTCGCGGCAGAAGAACTGGAGTTGCCGGTGTCCGGGCTTTCGGTCGCCTTCTTCGACCTGATCGACGACACTCCGACATGGCGGATCCGCTTCACGGCGCCTGGCCTCACGTCCGGCGACGTGGACTACGCATCGGTCTCCGATGACATGGCGTGGCTGTGCCGGGAAGAGGCACTGCCGCGCCTCGAAGCTGTCGCTGCGTCACCCGAACATATCGTCGTCACACTGATGCAGGAGCCGGTCGAATTCGGGGTCGCGACACCCGGAATCCGGCAGTTTTTTGAAAGCTATACGGTCGAAGACGGCCTCTGTATCTGGGAGGCCTACTGA
- a CDS encoding acyl-CoA carboxylase subunit beta gives MKDIIQELHDRRENARLGGGQKRIDAQHAKGKLTARERIELLLDEGSFEEYDTFVAHRCTDFGMDKNRPYGDGVVTGWGTINGRMAYVFSQDFTVLGGSVSATHAQKICKIMDMAMQNGAPVIGLNDSGGARIQEGVDALAGYADIFQKNIEASGVIPQISVIMGPCAGGAVYSPAMTDFIFMVKDTSYMFVTGPDVVKTVTNEIVTAEELGGASTHTKKSSVADGAFENDVEALAEVRRLVDFLPLSNREKPPVRPFFDEVDRLEASLDTLIPDNPNMPYDMKELIGKVADEGDFYEIQQDFAGNIITGFIRLEGQTVGVVANQPMVLAGVLDIDSSRKAARFVRFCDCFEIPILTFVDVPGFLPGTAQEYNGVIKHGAKLLFAYGEATVPMVTVITRKAYGGAYDVMASKHMKADVNYAWPTAQIAVMGAKGAAEIIHRADLGDADKIKAHADAYEERFANPFIAAERGFIDEVIQPRSTRRRVARAFAMLRNKRQSMPWKKHDNIPL, from the coding sequence ATGAAGGACATTATCCAGGAACTGCACGACCGTCGCGAGAACGCCCGCCTGGGCGGGGGGCAGAAACGGATCGACGCCCAGCACGCCAAAGGCAAGCTGACGGCACGGGAGCGGATCGAACTGTTGCTCGACGAGGGCAGCTTCGAGGAATACGACACCTTCGTCGCCCATCGCTGCACCGACTTCGGCATGGACAAGAACCGGCCCTACGGGGACGGCGTGGTGACCGGCTGGGGGACGATCAACGGTCGCATGGCCTATGTCTTCAGTCAGGACTTCACCGTGCTGGGCGGCTCGGTCTCTGCTACACATGCGCAGAAGATCTGCAAGATCATGGACATGGCGATGCAGAACGGCGCGCCGGTCATCGGGTTGAACGACAGTGGCGGTGCTCGCATCCAGGAAGGCGTGGACGCGCTGGCGGGCTATGCCGACATCTTCCAGAAGAACATCGAGGCCTCGGGCGTCATTCCGCAGATCTCCGTCATCATGGGGCCCTGCGCAGGTGGCGCCGTTTATTCGCCCGCGATGACCGACTTCATCTTCATGGTGAAGGACACCTCCTACATGTTCGTCACCGGCCCCGATGTGGTGAAGACCGTCACCAACGAGATCGTCACCGCCGAGGAACTGGGCGGCGCGTCCACCCATACGAAGAAGTCCTCGGTCGCCGATGGCGCGTTCGAGAACGATGTGGAGGCGTTGGCCGAGGTGCGTCGGCTCGTGGACTTCCTGCCGCTCAGCAACCGTGAGAAGCCGCCGGTCCGTCCGTTCTTCGACGAGGTCGACAGGCTGGAGGCGTCGCTGGATACGCTGATCCCCGACAACCCCAACATGCCCTATGACATGAAGGAACTGATCGGCAAGGTCGCGGACGAGGGCGATTTCTACGAGATCCAGCAGGACTTTGCCGGCAACATCATCACGGGGTTCATCCGCCTCGAAGGGCAGACCGTGGGCGTCGTCGCCAACCAGCCGATGGTGCTGGCGGGGGTTCTGGACATCGACAGCAGCCGCAAGGCCGCGCGCTTCGTCCGGTTCTGCGATTGTTTCGAAATCCCGATTCTGACCTTCGTCGACGTGCCGGGCTTCCTGCCGGGGACGGCCCAGGAATACAACGGCGTGATCAAGCACGGCGCAAAGCTGCTGTTTGCCTACGGCGAGGCGACCGTGCCGATGGTCACCGTCATCACCCGCAAGGCCTACGGCGGCGCTTATGACGTCATGGCATCGAAGCACATGAAAGCTGACGTGAACTATGCCTGGCCCACGGCGCAGATCGCCGTGATGGGTGCAAAGGGCGCGGCAGAGATCATTCACCGGGCCGATCTGGGCGACGCGGACAAGATCAAGGCCCATGCCGACGCCTACGAAGAGCGGTTCGCCAACCCCTTCATCGCGGCAGAGCGCGGATTCATAGATGAGGTGATCCAGCCCCGGTCGACCCGGCGGCGCGTGGCGCGTGCCTTTGCGATGCTGCGCAACAAGCGGCAGTCGATGCCGTGGAAGAAGCACGACAACATTCCGCTGTGA